The genomic segment TTCCTATTTCCCTTGATTTGTAAGTCCCAAGCTCTGCTAACAGATCAAGTTGTGTTCATACCTTTCACAATGTAGAGGTATATAAaaatgactttatttttttaagcaacaAAACTATTTATAATACAGAGGAACTTTCTTTTTCAATTAACAGTGTATCATGATGGCCTCACCACAGTCAGAAACAAAAGCCTAGCCTGTGAACACTCCAACCTCTCACTGCATGCAAGCAGAAATAATTCTTTCACCTTCTCAGTGGAGGCACTTGGGTCTCCTGGTTATGAACTTTTTaatttagaattttctctttattttaaaggTCCAGAATGCTTCAAAACAAGATGAAGCAGCTTCTCTATGAATCCTGTGACCAGTGGACTAGATCTCCATCTATTGGGTCATATAACAGCTTGTTCATGTAACTTTTACTGTAATAACTATAAGGGAATTTAATCATTTGTTTGCAGCAGTTTCTACTCTATGAAATGTTAATATCTAAAATTAAGGATTGAGTGTTATTCACCATTTTATGCCCAGTGGAAACTATTATCAAGTATTTTaaacaaattaagaaataaagaagtcagtaaatgaatggatagatgaatatggaagaattttcaCCATTCCATAACTAAACACAACCTGTAGTTTTCATCATGCCATTGTCAAATAATACTAGTTTCCACCCCAGTGCCTTTTTTCTTCTTGGCATTCCAGGGATGGAGGCCATCCACATATGGATATCAGTGCCCTTCTGTCTCGTTTATCTGTGTGCTATCCTAGGAAATGTCTCTATTCTCTTTATTATCAGAATGGATTCCAATCTGCATGAGCCCATGTATTTCTTTCTCTGTATGCTCTCTGTGGCTGAGCTGATCATCTCCACCACTGCCATGCCCAAAATCCTCAGCATTTTTTGGTTCCATGACAGGGAGATCTACTTTGAAGCCTGCCTTGTACAagtctttctcattcattcaCTATGCAGTATGGCCTCAGGGTTTATCTTGGCCATGGCCTTTGACCGCTATGTAGCTATCTGCAAACCTCTGAGACATTCCACTATTCTGACACATAGAGTTATCAAGAACTTGGGGCTGGCTGTTGTCTTCCGTGGGATTTTGCTTTTCAGTCCTCAGCCCTTCATGCTTCGGTGGCTCCCCTACTGCAGAACTAATATCATCCCTCACACTTACTGTGAATTCATGGCCCTCATCAAGCTCGCTTGTGCAGAGACCAGGATCTGCAGAATATACAGCCTGACTGCTGCCTTCCTTACTGGGGGTTTAGATTTCATTTTAATCATATGCTCCTATGTTGTCATCTTGTACACTGTTTTCCATCTCCCATCCAAAGCTGCTCGGCTGAAGACCTTGGGCACTTGTGGATCCCATGTGTGTGTGATTTTAGTGGCCTATACtcctgcatttttctccttccttaCTCACAGGTTTGGGCACCACGTGGCTCCTCATATTCATATCTTTGTGGCTAACATCTACCTCCTTTTTCCACCCATGGTGAATCCAACGATCTATGGCATAAGAACCAAGAGGATTAGAGAACAGTTCCTTCAAGTTTTGACTTCTCACAAATCCTGATATAACCAATTCGTCTCCTAACACATTTCATTGccttatagggaaaaaaaaaaaaagtgtaagtcCTTTCTCCAGAATCGTGGTTTCATCTATTTTCTATTCATAATACTTGAAGTAATAATCAGGATTGATTATGTTTTCTTCTCCTCAGAAAACTGGTTTCAAGAATGACAAATTTAGGTGATTTATTCTTGGTATCTCCATATCATATGTACAcattggcaactggtttgctCTCACAAACTTATCTTCTTGTTCAACTCATGACTTTTTATCAGTCTGACTTTTATTGTCTGACATTCCCTAAGATACCATACATGTATAGGTCTCAGTTAACAGGATTGTCCACATCTCCTGGACAATAAAACTGAAAGCTTTTTAAATCGGGAGTCTTAGAAATTGTGATGGCACTAATAAAATATGCTTTGAGCAGGCAGATGAAGAAACTCTCATGATATGCCTTCCAGACGTTATCCTTGGATATTTTATGACATAGTCTTATTTTATTATCTAGCGAGAATTCTCTGAAActtcttaaataatatttatgcTCACAAATACTCCCCCCAAAATCTTAATTATATCCAAATTTATTCTTTTCTATGTGATTCAAgttgattattttaaaatacctaCATCTCCTCTCTCATTCTTTCATGATCTTGTATGTTTACCCCTAATCTATCTTGTAAAATAGGAAAACACTTTGTTTTTAGCACCTCCTTACCATTCATCATTCTAGCTGTTCTTCCTTGTGATATTACCCCTTCTCCTGCTTTTCTGAGCTCCAATGGCCCCAGTTTGTACAAAATATCATATACGATGAGCCATtagatatatataatataaaaattatgttttctttAAGATCCACACTATTCCTGTTGGTGCCCCCAAACTCTTTTTTTATTTGGTCATAACTTATCACTAActaacctattgccactgagttgattctgactcatagcaaccctacaggacagagtagaactgccccatagagtttccaaggagtgcctggcagattcgaactgccaaccttttggctagcagccttagcacttaaccactatgccactaggtttCATAGTGCCACAGGGCTTCATAGAAGCACATTTTACCAAACTCTTCTTCTGCTAGACTGCCTCTTTTAATGTAGAGTTATAGAGTACCATGtcatttttcctttgatttttttttttttaatttcttatttctgGACAAATTAAGGCCTATTCAGTTGTCAGGTGTCAGGCAGTGCAAgatttctttctgttggctcccGTATGATTTTACAACTTCTCCCCTGAGGAATGTATTAACTGTATTTCCAAAGGTTTGAACTTACTTTTATTGTCCTTGATTTGACATTGTCATGGCTGGAGGGAATATACTtgcatatttaaaattaaattagagTTAGTATAAGACTAGCATATAAAACTACTAGCTCACAAGAACAACTGCTCAATTTTGAATCACTGAACCGTTACTGACAAGCTGCATTGATCATCAAGTTAcagaacctctctgtgcctcagtttccttaactgTAAAAGGAGATATTAATTGTAACTATTTCAGAAAATAATTTCAATACTTAAAATCATGGTATATGGTTCCACTGTGTTCAATTTATGAGAAGCTTGAAAAGCACAAGtctggaattaaaaaataataattttctagCAGCAGTATTTAAAGTGAAATCCAGAGCAGAAATCGGAAATAATTTCATCCTCCAAAGTCCTATTTTCAATAAACCTGATACAGATAATGCTGATTGGCCAGAgcagataaaaagagaaaagcccttcaagaaaaaggaaatagaaaaatggAACTGATAGATTTTCAGAACTATCTTCATGGTTGTATTCAAACCGAGACTACATGATTCTTTAAGTGAAAAGAGATGGCTGTGGCTCATAGTCCAACTCtcattagtaatgtttttgtaacTTAATATTGAAGAATTATATGCAATTATTTCTGAATCAATGATAAAACATGTTCTCGAGTAGTCAGGAATGTAGGATACCAATCAATCGCCTAATAATACAGCCAGTTGCTTAACTGAAGAAGATTTATTCGGTGAATGTTTACTGTGTCCTGTTTAGCTGTTTCTAAAATATGTAATTAGAATGGATCTACATGGTAGGAAGATGAATTTCCACATAGTTTTTTGGCCAGTGGAGTAAGAAAGCTAGAGTAAAAGAGAAAGTTTAGTAGAAGGCTTTCCAGCACTCTTTCCCCTCCAGATAGCTACGTCAGCCTTTTGCAGGGCCGAGGTTAGTAAATTAAGAAAGGATTTAGGAAGGGTAATAACCCCTACAACCTTGAGATTTTTAATAGTTGTATCTAGCTATGTGATTCCTGCCCCTGCCCCCTCACCCCaaagcaattttatttttatttactatctggaggggagagagTGCTGGAAAGCCTACAACTCTACTCTTTGGAAGCTGTAcacatgtgcagccaccactcaagggatatgaaaagatgtttatattttttggtttaattaaaaattatggtGTCCCAATACATTAAATTATAATCCTTGATTGTATTCCTTTAATTTAGGAGATTTGTATGTATTTTAAGACCTTTCCATTACTTGATAAGAAAAGTAGATGCTGTATCCCATGAATGATTCACGAGAAAACTAagctaaagaaacaaaaattccatATGCAAGCATATTGTTATTaccatttaattttaatatttgccCTTTCATAAAGCAGGACTTTCATAGAATTATTGTTATTTAAAACCTgtctttattcagatttccttattttttacctaacattctttttctgttccaggatccagtCTAGGATATGATATTAGATCTAGTCATTGTGTTTTCTTAGGCTCTTCTtgactataatttctttttttcaaatttttcttgtttttgacaACCTTGTTAGTTTTGAAAAACTCTGGTCATATATTTTTTCTGCTGTTCTCCTTTAGACCCAACCCAAAGCCAGGACTTTTTCCTATTACCTAGTAAATGGTTTTTAGATATAATTCCAAGTGCTGAATATGCTGTGTCTAGTACCTGAAGAATTATACCAGAATTAAATTATGCGCTTAATTTTTAGTGGTTTGAAGTGTAAGGTACATTCATTTTTCCCTTATTTTGGGACATGCCTGAGACCAACAGACTGTTAAATATTCACTGATGGGATAGGCCACTAAATAATATAGGATTCATCTCCCACTCTTTTGAGCATATTCCTCTTACCAAGAGTCCAAAAGACTTTTCACTATATGTTCAACTAGTCTCCTTAAAATTAACCAAAAAGATGTTCTCCAGGAAATCCTGATGGCCCAGAGTCTTTGAACTACATGAAGACAGTAGTAAAATTTACAAAATCCTGGGCATAACTGAATTTATGTACTGTTTTTTGTTCCATATAAATACGTACTGTTTTTGATCTTTCTTCCTGATAGAGATAGGAAATAATGCATCTGCCAGAACAATGCCCACATGCCAGGAAcctaaagaatttagaaaaaaatacatctgGCACAGCAAGTGAAACTGGGCCACTAATTGATTATGTTTATTCCATTCTCTTCCTTCAGTGACTGTCTAAGAAGAAACAAATGTATTGGGAcactataatttttaattaaaccaaaaaatataaacatcttttcataccccttgagtggtggctgcacgtgtGTACAGCTTCCAAAGAGTAGAGTTGTAAAGCAACATTCAATACTAACTTCACATTGGAGTAACGTGAGAGCCACTATGTCAGCCAGGTGATGAAGGTTAACATCGTCAGGAAGGAGTGATGTAGAGTGCATGACCATGAAAAAAACCCACATCTCTAAATTGAGACATATTctaataagcaaacaaacaaaaaacattgccttcaagttgattctgacccaaagcaaccctataggacagagtagaactgccccatagggttcccaaggaatggCTGCTAGATTCGAGCTGCAGACCTTATTGGTTAAAAGTTGAGCTTCATTTTCAAAAATACCTAACTAGAATTCCTCAAAACGCTCAAGGTCATCAAGACAAGGAATGTTTAGAAACTGTTACAAGCCAGATTATTACAGAAACAGGCAAACTAAATCAAAGGTAGTACTAGAGTAGAGATCCTAGAACagaaatagggacattaggaaaCAAAAAagtgaaatccaaataaagtgTGGAGTTTAGTTACCAGAGacatatcaagtcagttcctTTGTTGTGACAAATATGGTAAAGTAAGAGGTTAACAGTAGGAGAACCTGGGCAGGGAGAATAGGGAAACTCTTTGTaccatctttgcaacttttcagCAAATCTaaaattagtcattaaaaaatattttaaaatttgatttatctctattttttcccATGACACTGAATAAAGATGGGAAAGAATaaatattccttttttctttGGAAAATTGATTAGAAGGAGATGGATCAAGTAGTAGACTGATAGATAACTGGAGGCTGCTTGAAGATTCCAACTTTTGCTTCTGACCTTAAGGGTGTAAGTTATGTTCTcttagcctgtttttttttttttttttttccacaataaaTAAGATACTGCACTCATCTGCCTTTCACCAGAACCCTTAAAGATAATGGTTAAACTATCACTGAAATTTAAAGTGTAGTGCAAAAGTCATAATATTACTCATACTCTAATAAACATTGACTACAAGGACCATGAAATGGAGTCAAAGAAGAGCAAAATTCAAAGTCCAGAACATTCACAATCAGATCAAGGAAAAAAACTGAGAAATGTTCAGGCACGTAATTTTTCAGCAGCTATCATAGGTGTTGCATAAATTAGAATCACTGCCATTTTCAAGTacactaacaaaagaaaaagttcAAATTTTAGCAATTTGTTAAAACCGGTCCTTCCtattttaatcaataaaaaacattttatgATAAAAGTAGCTTTTTTTCAGAataacatgatcatctcaatcgatgcagaaaagacatttgataaagtccaaaacCAAGTCCTGATAAAGTCCAAAACCAAGTCCTGAtagctctcaataaaatagaaataaaagggaaACTTGTCAACACAATagagggcatctacacaaaagcAACAACTAGCATCATTCTCAAcggagagaggctaaaaacattaCCCCTGAGAAATGCAACAAGATAGGGATGTCTTTTATTACCACTTcgatttaacattgtgctggaagtcctagctagaacaataaggcaaaaaaaaaaaaaaaaaaaaatgcaaattggaAATGAAGGAGTAAAACTATCACTATTAGCAGATGATAGGATCCTATgcatagagaac from the Loxodonta africana isolate mLoxAfr1 chromosome 7, mLoxAfr1.hap2, whole genome shotgun sequence genome contains:
- the LOC100675529 gene encoding olfactory receptor 52D1-like — protein: MPLSNNTSFHPSAFFLLGIPGMEAIHIWISVPFCLVYLCAILGNVSILFIIRMDSNLHEPMYFFLCMLSVAELIISTTAMPKILSIFWFHDREIYFEACLVQVFLIHSLCSMASGFILAMAFDRYVAICKPLRHSTILTHRVIKNLGLAVVFRGILLFSPQPFMLRWLPYCRTNIIPHTYCEFMALIKLACAETRICRIYSLTAAFLTGGLDFILIICSYVVILYTVFHLPSKAARLKTLGTCGSHVCVILVAYTPAFFSFLTHRFGHHVAPHIHIFVANIYLLFPPMVNPTIYGIRTKRIREQFLQVLTSHKS